The proteins below are encoded in one region of Puntigrus tetrazona isolate hp1 chromosome 5, ASM1883169v1, whole genome shotgun sequence:
- the rilpl2 gene encoding RILP-like protein 2 isoform X2 — MEGRQDSTPMRAFDKDVLEMTAEDVYDISYVIGRDLLKVNTGGREFSDLQFKIVRVLEMFETMVNKYNLSLEELRMELDNMKREMERVVAEGSSGNVENIVGPNKLVVDLKDPNRPRFTMQELKEVLQERNKLKAQLMVTQEELQLYKSGILGSEQKMVEVNLETFPQPEPAPSSITEEHKEKSTIQKLFSFRQK; from the exons ATGGAAGGCCGGCAGGACAGCACGCCCATGCGAGCCTTCGACAAGGACGTTCTGGAGATGACCGCTGAGGACGTTTATGACATTTCTTACGTGATCGGCAGGGATTTATTAAAAGTCAACACGGGCGGCCGGGAGTTTTCGGATTTGCAGTTCAAAATCGTCCGTGTGCTGGAGATGTTTGAGACCATGGTGAACAAGTACAACCTGTCGCTGGAGGAGCTGAGGATGGAGCTGGATAACATGAAGAGAGAAATGGAAAGAGTTGTGGCGGAGGGTTCGAGTGGGAATGTCGAAAAT attGTAGGTCCAAACAAATTAGTCGTGGACTTAAAAGACCCAAACCGACCACGATTCACCATGCAGGAGTTAAAGGAGGTTCTGCAGGAGAGAAACAAACTTAAAGCCCAGCTGATGGTGACCCAAGAGGAACTACAGCTCTACAAGAG TGGAATCCTGGGATCTGAACAGAAGATGGTTGAAGTGAACCTGGAAACCTTTCCTCAGCCAGAACCTGCACCCTCCAGCATTACAGAGGAGCACAAAGAGAAGAGCACCATTCAGAAACT gtTCTCATTTCGACAAAAATAG
- the rilpl2 gene encoding RILP-like protein 2 isoform X1 — translation MEGRQDSTPMRAFDKDVLEMTAEDVYDISYVIGRDLLKVNTGGREFSDLQFKIVRVLEMFETMVNKYNLSLEELRMELDNMKREMERVVAEGSSGNVENQIVGPNKLVVDLKDPNRPRFTMQELKEVLQERNKLKAQLMVTQEELQLYKSGILGSEQKMVEVNLETFPQPEPAPSSITEEHKEKSTIQKLFSFRQK, via the exons ATGGAAGGCCGGCAGGACAGCACGCCCATGCGAGCCTTCGACAAGGACGTTCTGGAGATGACCGCTGAGGACGTTTATGACATTTCTTACGTGATCGGCAGGGATTTATTAAAAGTCAACACGGGCGGCCGGGAGTTTTCGGATTTGCAGTTCAAAATCGTCCGTGTGCTGGAGATGTTTGAGACCATGGTGAACAAGTACAACCTGTCGCTGGAGGAGCTGAGGATGGAGCTGGATAACATGAAGAGAGAAATGGAAAGAGTTGTGGCGGAGGGTTCGAGTGGGAATGTCGAAAAT cagattGTAGGTCCAAACAAATTAGTCGTGGACTTAAAAGACCCAAACCGACCACGATTCACCATGCAGGAGTTAAAGGAGGTTCTGCAGGAGAGAAACAAACTTAAAGCCCAGCTGATGGTGACCCAAGAGGAACTACAGCTCTACAAGAG TGGAATCCTGGGATCTGAACAGAAGATGGTTGAAGTGAACCTGGAAACCTTTCCTCAGCCAGAACCTGCACCCTCCAGCATTACAGAGGAGCACAAAGAGAAGAGCACCATTCAGAAACT gtTCTCATTTCGACAAAAATAG